In Leptodactylus fuscus isolate aLepFus1 chromosome 2, aLepFus1.hap2, whole genome shotgun sequence, one genomic interval encodes:
- the LOC142193808 gene encoding uncharacterized protein LOC142193808, with the protein MAKKLLLVDVDCGVDDAQALMMALAAPEVEVLGVTCCFGNTTVDHVCKNVLRVLQVCNRMEIPVFRGASNSLLGEINPQFAHFGGDGLGDAEDPDSPGLERLQKEDAVHALIRIINQYEGQINLVALGPLTNLALAVKIDPSLPKKLNKLHIMGGNLEGRGNRTVCAEFNFYLDPEAAFIVLNEFTCPVFIAALEFTRENCLTTEYFKNWVNQDTEKGRFMKKITAKWPQKNHFVSYDSYAMAAVIEENMITEYVTCAVSVELHGRYARGMLVLDTDDKWKKEHKAFLMKKCNLDRFKERLWNALL; encoded by the exons ATGGCAAAGAAACTGCTGCTAGTGGACGTGGACTGTGGTGTGGATGACGCTCAGGCTTTGATGATGGCTCTGGCTGCTCCAGAGGTTGAGGTCCTAGGAGTAACATGCTGCTTTGGGAACACTACAGTTGATCATGTCTGTAAGAATGTCCTGCGAGTTCTTCAAGTGTGTAACAGAATGGAG ATCCCAGTGTTTCGTGGTGCATCTAATTCACTTTTGGGAGAGATCAATCCTCAGTTTGCCCATTTTGGAGGTGATGGTCTGGGAGATGCAGAAGATCCGGACAGCCCAGGACTAGAACGCTTACAAAAGGAAGATGCTGTTCATGCTCTTATAAGGATCATTAATCAGTATGAGGGTCAA ATAAACCTGGTGGCGTTGGGACCCTTGACTAACCTGGCTCTGGCAGTCAAAATAGATCCAAGCCTTCCAAAAAAGCTGAATAAACTGCACATAATGGGAGGAAACCTAGAAG GTAGAGGGAACAGGACAGTTTGTGCAGAGTTTAATTTCTACTTGGATCCTGAGGCTGCCTTCATTGTATTAAATGAGTTTACCTGTCCTGTGTTTATTGCTGCTCTGGAGTTCACTCGTGAAAACTGCCTTACTACG GAATATTTCAAAAACTGGGTAAATCAAGATACAGAaaagggcagatttatgaagaaaaTCACAGCAAAGTGGCCTCAGAAAAACCATTTTGTCTCTTATGATTCATACGCTATGGCTGCGGTAATTGAGGAGAATATGATCACAGAATATGTGACATGTGCCGTAAGCGTGGAGCTTCATGGGAGATATGCTAGGGGAATGCTGGTTCTGGACACTGACGATAAGTGGAAGAAGGAGCATAAAGCTTTCCTGATGAAGAAATGTAATCTAGACCGCTTTAAAGAAAGACTGTGGAATGCACTTCTGTAG